One stretch of Musicola paradisiaca NCPPB 2511 DNA includes these proteins:
- the dtd gene encoding D-aminoacyl-tRNA deacylase has protein sequence MIALIQRVSGASVTVDGDVVGEIGAGLLVLLGVEQGDDERKASRLCERVTGYRIFSDEHGKMNLNVQQAGGSLLVVSQFTLAADTQKGMRPSFSRGAAPDEAERLYQYFIGQCRERGLTTETGRFAAEMKVALVNDGPVTFWLQV, from the coding sequence ATGATTGCATTGATTCAACGAGTGTCCGGCGCCAGCGTGACAGTGGATGGCGATGTGGTTGGCGAAATCGGCGCCGGGTTGCTGGTTTTGCTGGGAGTGGAACAGGGTGACGACGAACGGAAAGCATCCCGGTTATGTGAGCGAGTGACGGGGTATCGGATTTTCAGCGATGAGCACGGCAAAATGAACCTGAATGTTCAGCAGGCGGGCGGTAGCCTGTTGGTGGTATCGCAGTTTACTCTGGCGGCGGATACACAGAAGGGTATGCGCCCCAGTTTTTCCCGCGGAGCCGCGCCGGATGAGGCCGAACGTTTATATCAGTATTTCATTGGTCAATGTCGTGAGCGCGGCCTGACGACGGAGACCGGCCGTTTCGCCGCAGAGATGAAAGTTGCGTTGGTGAATGACGGGCCGGTGACTTTCTGGTTGCAGGTTTGA
- the spoT gene encoding bifunctional GTP diphosphokinase/guanosine-3',5'-bis pyrophosphate 3'-pyrophosphohydrolase, which produces MYLFESLNLLIQRYLPEDQIQCLKQAYIVARDAHEGQTRSSGEPYITHPVAVACILAEMRLDYETLMAALLHDVIEDTPATYQDIERLFGKSVAELVEGVSKLDKLKFRDKKEAQAENFRKMIMAMVQDIRVILIKLADRTHNMRTLGSLRPDKRRRIARETLEIYSPLAHRLGIHHLKTELEELGFEALYPNRYRVIKEVVKAARGNRKEMIQKILSEIEGRLKEAGISCRVSGREKHLYSIYCKMHLKEQRFHSIMDIYAFRVIVKEVDTCYRVLGQVHSLYKPRPARVKDYIAIPKANGYQSLHTSLIGPHGVPVEVQIRTEDMDQMAEMGVAAHWAYKEGESSSTTAQVRAQRWMQSLLELQQSAGSSFEFIESVKSDLFPDEIYVFTPEGRIVQLPAGATPVDFAYAVHTDIGHACVGARVDRQPYPLSQALSSGQTVEIITAPGARPNAAWLNFVVSSRARAKIRQMLKNLKRDDSVSLGRRLLNHALGNGRKLSDIPEKNIQRELERMKLPALDDLLAEIGLGNAMSVVVARNLLEENTELTDAGIRKLPIKGADGVLITFAKCCRPIPGDPIIAHVSPGKGLVIHHESCRNIRGYQKEPEKFMAVEWDEVTEQEFIAEIKVDMLNHQGALANLTAAISASNSNIQSINTEEKDGRVYSAFIRLTTRDRVHLANIMRKIRVMPDVIKVNRNRN; this is translated from the coding sequence TTGTATCTGTTTGAAAGCCTCAATCTGCTGATTCAGCGGTATCTGCCGGAAGACCAGATACAGTGTCTCAAGCAGGCCTATATCGTTGCACGTGATGCCCACGAGGGGCAGACACGCTCCAGCGGCGAGCCCTACATCACGCACCCGGTCGCCGTCGCCTGTATTCTGGCGGAAATGCGTCTCGACTATGAAACGCTAATGGCGGCGTTGCTGCATGATGTTATCGAAGATACGCCGGCAACCTACCAAGATATCGAGCGCTTGTTCGGCAAAAGCGTAGCCGAACTGGTGGAAGGCGTATCCAAACTCGACAAGCTGAAATTTCGCGACAAGAAAGAGGCGCAGGCAGAGAACTTCCGCAAGATGATCATGGCGATGGTGCAGGACATCCGCGTCATCCTGATCAAACTGGCGGATCGTACCCACAACATGCGCACCCTCGGGTCGCTTCGACCGGACAAACGCCGTCGTATCGCCCGTGAAACGCTGGAAATCTATAGCCCGCTGGCGCATCGCCTCGGTATTCACCATCTGAAAACCGAGCTGGAAGAACTGGGTTTCGAAGCACTCTATCCCAATCGTTATCGTGTCATCAAAGAAGTGGTGAAAGCCGCCCGCGGCAACCGCAAAGAGATGATCCAGAAAATCCTCTCCGAAATAGAGGGACGATTAAAAGAGGCCGGGATTTCCTGTCGTGTCAGCGGTCGGGAAAAACACCTCTACTCCATCTACTGCAAAATGCACCTGAAAGAACAGCGTTTTCACTCCATCATGGATATCTACGCATTTCGGGTGATCGTCAAGGAAGTGGATACCTGTTACCGGGTGCTGGGCCAGGTACATAGCCTGTACAAACCGCGCCCAGCGCGGGTAAAAGATTATATCGCCATCCCCAAAGCCAACGGTTATCAGTCGCTGCATACCTCGTTGATCGGGCCGCATGGCGTGCCGGTCGAAGTGCAAATCCGTACCGAAGACATGGATCAGATGGCGGAAATGGGCGTGGCGGCGCACTGGGCCTATAAAGAAGGCGAAAGCAGCAGCACTACGGCGCAGGTTCGCGCCCAGCGTTGGATGCAAAGCCTGCTGGAACTGCAACAGAGTGCGGGCAGTTCCTTCGAATTCATCGAAAGCGTGAAATCCGATCTGTTTCCGGACGAAATTTACGTATTTACCCCGGAAGGCCGCATCGTACAGTTGCCGGCCGGCGCCACGCCGGTGGACTTCGCCTATGCCGTGCATACCGACATCGGCCATGCTTGCGTCGGCGCTCGCGTCGATAGGCAGCCTTATCCGTTATCCCAGGCGCTTTCCAGCGGTCAGACCGTGGAGATCATCACGGCTCCAGGCGCTCGTCCAAACGCAGCCTGGCTCAATTTTGTAGTCAGTTCCAGGGCTCGCGCCAAAATTCGCCAGATGTTGAAAAACCTCAAGCGTGACGATTCCGTCAGCCTGGGGCGCCGTCTGCTGAACCATGCATTGGGCAACGGGCGCAAACTGTCCGATATCCCCGAGAAGAATATTCAGCGCGAGCTGGAGCGCATGAAACTGCCGGCGCTGGACGATTTACTGGCGGAAATCGGTCTTGGCAACGCCATGAGCGTCGTCGTGGCCCGCAATCTGTTGGAAGAAAATACCGAACTCACCGATGCCGGTATCCGCAAACTGCCTATCAAGGGTGCCGATGGCGTACTGATTACCTTCGCCAAGTGCTGCCGTCCTATTCCCGGCGATCCGATTATCGCCCACGTCAGCCCAGGCAAAGGGCTGGTTATCCATCATGAATCCTGTCGCAATATTCGCGGCTATCAGAAAGAACCTGAAAAATTCATGGCGGTAGAATGGGATGAAGTCACCGAGCAGGAGTTCATCGCTGAAATCAAGGTGGATATGCTCAACCATCAGGGCGCGCTGGCCAACCTGACGGCGGCGATCAGCGCGTCCAACTCCAATATTCAGAGCATCAATACCGAGGAAAAGGACGGCAGGGTATACAGCGCCTTTATCCGCCTCACCACGCGCGATCGTGTTCACCTGGCGAACATTATGCGTAAAATTCGCGTGATGCCGGATGTGATTAAAGTTAACCGTAATCGAAACTGA
- the recG gene encoding ATP-dependent DNA helicase RecG, with amino-acid sequence MQSRLLNTQPLSTLAGVGASQATKLARIGLETVEDLLLHLPLRYEDRTHLYPINDLLPGIYATVEGEVLRSDISFGRRRMLTCQISDGSGMLTLRFFNFNAGMKNSLSPGQRILAYGEIRRGKLGAEIIHPEYRLQGETAQLELQETLTPVYPTTEGIRQATLRKLTDQALQLLDTHPIDELLPQEMRHGLISLPDALRTLHRPPPDVRLEALEQGKHPAQQRLIMEELLAHNLSMLAVRAGAQRYHAQPLAPDERLKQRLLAALPFSPTAAQQRVVAEIEQDMSQPFPMMRLVQGDVGSGKTLVAALAALRAITHGRQVALMAPTELLAEQHAINFRNWFAPLGIDVGWLAGKQKGKARQAQQDAIASGAVAMVVGTHAIFQQQVQFNGLALVIIDEQHRFGVHQRLALWEKGEEQGFHPHQLIMTATPIPRTLAMTAYADLDTSVIDELPPGRTPVTTVAIPDTRRADVIQRVRHACLQEERQAYWVCTLIEESDLLEAQAAEATLQELQAALPDLTIGLVHGRMKTQEKQAVMEAFKTGRLHLLVATTVIEVGVDVPNASLMIIENPERLGLAQLHQLRGRVGRGAVASHCVLLYKSPLSKTAQMRLQVLRDSNDGFVIAQRDLEIRGPGELLGTRQTGNAEFKVADLLRDQALIPQVQRVARHIHAHYPEHARALIERWLPESARYTNA; translated from the coding sequence ATGCAAAGCCGCCTGCTGAATACCCAACCGTTGAGCACCCTTGCCGGCGTGGGGGCCAGCCAGGCGACCAAACTTGCCCGCATCGGCCTGGAAACCGTGGAAGATTTGCTGCTGCATCTGCCATTGCGTTATGAAGACCGAACCCACCTCTACCCAATCAACGATTTACTGCCGGGCATCTACGCCACCGTCGAAGGCGAAGTGCTGCGCAGCGATATCTCTTTTGGCCGCCGCCGTATGCTGACCTGCCAGATTAGCGACGGCAGCGGCATGCTGACGCTGAGATTTTTCAATTTCAACGCCGGGATGAAAAACAGCCTGTCGCCCGGCCAGCGGATATTGGCATATGGCGAAATCCGGCGCGGCAAGCTCGGCGCGGAAATCATCCACCCGGAATACCGCCTACAGGGAGAAACCGCGCAACTTGAACTACAGGAAACGCTGACGCCGGTTTATCCGACCACCGAGGGCATCCGCCAGGCGACCCTGCGCAAACTGACCGACCAGGCGCTGCAATTGCTCGATACCCATCCTATCGACGAACTGCTGCCGCAGGAGATGCGCCACGGGTTGATCAGTCTGCCGGACGCACTGCGCACCCTGCACCGGCCGCCGCCGGACGTCAGGCTGGAAGCGCTGGAACAGGGTAAACATCCGGCGCAACAGCGGCTGATTATGGAGGAACTGCTGGCGCACAACCTCAGCATGCTGGCGGTTCGCGCAGGCGCACAGCGTTATCACGCTCAGCCGCTGGCCCCGGACGAGCGACTGAAACAGCGTCTGCTGGCCGCCTTGCCGTTTTCTCCCACCGCCGCCCAGCAGCGGGTGGTGGCGGAAATCGAACAGGATATGAGCCAGCCGTTTCCGATGATGCGGCTGGTGCAAGGGGATGTCGGATCGGGGAAAACGCTGGTGGCGGCGCTGGCCGCACTGCGCGCGATCACGCACGGCAGGCAGGTCGCGCTGATGGCGCCGACCGAACTGCTGGCCGAGCAACACGCCATCAACTTCCGCAACTGGTTCGCACCGCTGGGAATCGACGTTGGCTGGCTAGCTGGGAAACAGAAAGGGAAAGCCAGACAGGCTCAGCAGGACGCGATTGCCAGCGGCGCAGTTGCCATGGTGGTGGGAACGCACGCCATTTTTCAGCAACAGGTACAGTTCAACGGTCTAGCGCTGGTGATTATCGACGAGCAGCACCGGTTTGGCGTCCACCAGCGGCTGGCGCTGTGGGAAAAAGGGGAAGAACAGGGCTTCCATCCTCACCAGCTGATCATGACCGCCACGCCGATTCCGCGCACGCTGGCGATGACCGCCTACGCCGATCTGGATACCTCGGTGATTGACGAACTGCCGCCCGGCAGAACGCCAGTCACCACCGTCGCGATTCCCGACACCCGGCGCGCCGATGTTATCCAGCGCGTCAGGCATGCTTGTCTGCAAGAAGAACGGCAGGCTTACTGGGTCTGCACCTTGATCGAAGAATCCGATCTGCTGGAGGCGCAGGCCGCCGAAGCCACGCTGCAGGAACTGCAGGCCGCGTTGCCGGATTTAACGATTGGGCTGGTGCATGGCCGCATGAAAACCCAGGAAAAACAGGCAGTCATGGAGGCGTTCAAAACCGGCCGACTGCATTTGCTGGTAGCGACCACGGTGATTGAAGTGGGCGTCGATGTTCCCAATGCCAGCCTGATGATTATCGAAAACCCGGAACGCCTGGGGCTGGCGCAGTTGCACCAGTTGCGCGGGCGTGTCGGCCGAGGCGCGGTGGCTTCCCATTGCGTACTGTTGTATAAATCGCCGCTCAGCAAGACCGCCCAGATGCGGTTGCAGGTACTGCGGGACAGTAACGACGGCTTTGTGATCGCACAACGCGATCTGGAAATTCGCGGCCCCGGTGAGCTGCTCGGCACCCGCCAAACCGGCAACGCCGAATTCAAAGTGGCCGACCTGCTGCGCGATCAGGCGCTTATCCCACAAGTGCAGCGGGTTGCCCGCCATATCCACGCGCACTATCCCGAACATGCCCGAGCGCTGATCGAACGCTGGCTGCCGGAAAGCGCCCGTTATACCAACGCTTAA
- the fabY gene encoding fatty acid biosynthesis protein FabY gives MYYLKVPESAEDLDAYYYFRWEMLRKPLNQPLGSERDAYDALAHHQTLVDEQGNLMAVGRLSINADNEASIRFLAVRPDVRRKGLGAMIALALESVARQEGVKRVVCSAREDAVDFFARLGFVNQGEITTPLTTPVRHFLMIKPVASLDDILHRPEWCAQLQQAWHNHIPLSDKMGVRISQYTGQKFITTMPEAGNQNPHHTLFAGSLFSLATLTGWGLIWLSLREKQLDGTIILADANIRYIAPVAGRPSAVADLGSINGDLARLARGRKARVRLQVELFGDEKSGALFEGVYLVLPLASDDVKPSDEFTIR, from the coding sequence ATGTACTACCTGAAAGTACCGGAAAGCGCGGAAGATCTGGATGCCTACTACTACTTTCGTTGGGAAATGCTGCGTAAACCCTTGAATCAGCCATTAGGGTCGGAACGGGATGCCTACGATGCGTTGGCGCATCATCAGACGCTGGTCGATGAACAGGGAAATCTGATGGCAGTAGGGCGTCTTTCTATCAATGCTGACAATGAAGCATCCATCCGTTTTCTGGCTGTACGCCCTGATGTGAGGCGCAAAGGATTGGGGGCCATGATTGCCCTGGCACTGGAGTCCGTGGCGCGTCAGGAGGGGGTGAAGCGCGTAGTATGTAGCGCCCGCGAGGATGCGGTGGATTTCTTCGCCCGACTGGGGTTTGTCAATCAAGGGGAAATCACCACGCCGCTGACGACGCCGGTGCGCCATTTCCTGATGATAAAACCGGTCGCCTCGCTGGATGACATTTTGCACCGGCCTGAGTGGTGCGCCCAACTGCAGCAAGCCTGGCACAATCATATTCCCCTCAGCGACAAGATGGGGGTTCGCATCAGCCAGTACACCGGACAAAAATTCATCACCACCATGCCGGAAGCCGGAAATCAGAATCCGCATCACACGTTGTTCGCCGGCAGTCTGTTTTCGCTGGCAACGCTGACGGGGTGGGGGCTTATCTGGTTATCGTTACGTGAAAAGCAGCTGGACGGAACCATTATTCTGGCGGATGCGAACATTCGTTACATTGCGCCAGTGGCGGGGCGGCCCAGCGCGGTAGCGGATCTCGGATCGATAAACGGCGATTTGGCACGTCTAGCCAGAGGGCGAAAAGCCCGTGTTCGGCTACAGGTGGAACTGTTTGGCGACGAGAAAAGCGGGGCGCTGTTTGAAGGAGTTTATCTGGTATTGCCGCTGGCGTCGGATGATGTAAAGCCTTCCGACGAATTTACCATTCGTTAA
- a CDS encoding nucleobase:cation symporter-2 family protein, whose translation MSISATEIPQSSPETTARSELIYRLEDRPPLPQTLFAACQHLLAMFVAVITPALLICQALGLPAQDTQHIISMSLFASGVASILQIKTWGPVGSGLLSIQGTSFNFVTPLIMGGMALKNGGADVPTMMAALFGTLMVASCTEMLLSRVLHLARRIITPLVSGIVVMIIGLSLIQVGLTSIGGGFAAMGNHTFGAPKNLLLAGIVLAVIILLNRQRNPYLRVASLVIAMAVGYLAAWLMGMLPGNAPSSASALIMVPAPMYYGLGFDWNLLVPLMLVFMVTSLETIGDITATSDVSEQPVSGPLYMKRLKGGVLANGLNSCVSAIFNTFPNSCFGQNNGVIQLTGVASRYVGFVVALMLIVLGLFPAVSGFVQHIPEPVLGGATIVMFGTIAASGVRIVSREPLNRRAIMIIALSLAVGLGVSQQPLILQFAPDWLKTLLSSGIAAGGITAIVLNLMFPHEKE comes from the coding sequence ATGAGTATTTCCGCCACCGAGATACCTCAGTCCAGCCCCGAAACCACGGCGCGCAGCGAACTGATTTACCGTCTGGAGGACAGGCCTCCACTACCGCAAACCCTATTTGCCGCCTGTCAGCATTTGCTGGCGATGTTTGTCGCCGTGATTACCCCGGCGTTGCTGATTTGCCAGGCGCTCGGCTTGCCGGCGCAGGATACCCAGCACATCATCAGTATGTCGCTGTTCGCCTCCGGCGTGGCGTCTATTCTGCAAATCAAAACCTGGGGGCCGGTCGGGTCTGGCCTGCTTTCGATTCAAGGCACCAGCTTCAACTTCGTGACGCCGTTGATCATGGGCGGTATGGCGCTGAAAAACGGTGGAGCGGATGTTCCCACCATGATGGCGGCGCTGTTCGGCACCTTGATGGTCGCCTCCTGCACCGAGATGTTGCTGTCCCGCGTGCTGCATCTGGCGCGCCGCATCATCACTCCGCTGGTATCCGGTATTGTGGTAATGATTATCGGCCTGTCGCTGATTCAGGTCGGGTTAACCTCTATCGGCGGCGGTTTCGCCGCCATGGGCAACCACACCTTCGGCGCGCCGAAAAACCTGTTGCTGGCCGGGATCGTGCTGGCCGTCATCATCCTCCTGAATCGTCAGCGCAACCCTTACCTGCGCGTGGCGTCGCTGGTGATCGCCATGGCGGTGGGCTATCTGGCGGCCTGGCTGATGGGTATGCTGCCGGGTAACGCGCCGTCGTCGGCCTCGGCCCTGATTATGGTGCCAGCGCCGATGTATTACGGTCTTGGCTTCGACTGGAATCTGCTGGTGCCGTTGATGCTGGTTTTCATGGTGACATCGCTGGAAACCATCGGCGACATCACCGCCACCTCCGACGTTTCCGAGCAGCCGGTCAGCGGGCCGCTATACATGAAGCGATTGAAAGGCGGGGTGCTGGCCAACGGCCTGAACTCCTGTGTATCCGCCATCTTCAATACCTTCCCCAACTCCTGCTTCGGCCAGAACAACGGCGTCATCCAGCTGACCGGCGTCGCCAGCCGTTATGTGGGTTTTGTGGTAGCGCTGATGCTGATCGTGTTGGGGCTCTTTCCGGCGGTAAGCGGGTTTGTGCAGCATATTCCCGAGCCGGTGCTGGGCGGTGCGACCATCGTAATGTTCGGCACCATCGCCGCCTCCGGTGTGCGCATCGTCTCCCGCGAACCGCTGAACCGCCGCGCCATCATGATTATCGCGTTGTCTCTGGCCGTTGGTCTGGGTGTCTCGCAGCAGCCGTTAATTTTGCAGTTTGCGCCTGATTGGCTGAAAACCCTGCTCTCTTCCGGTATTGCTGCGGGCGGCATCACAGCCATCGTGTTAAATCTGATGTTCCCCCACGAGAAAGAATAA
- the yihX gene encoding glucose-1-phosphatase has protein sequence MLYIFDLGNVVIDIDFNRVLGVWSTLSGAPLATLRERFVMGPTFQQHERGEISDETFASQLCHEMGITLSYEQFAMGWQAIFIGLRREVVDIMHRLRHDGHRVVILSNTNRLHCEFWPTEYPEVVAAADRMYLSQDLGLRKPEADIYRHVLREEGVGASEVLFFDDNEANVVAAQALGIQAVQVHDRQVVPDFFARQE, from the coding sequence ATGTTGTATATCTTTGATTTGGGCAATGTTGTGATTGATATTGATTTCAATCGCGTATTGGGCGTCTGGAGCACTCTGAGCGGTGCGCCGTTGGCGACCCTGCGTGAGCGCTTTGTTATGGGGCCAACGTTTCAACAGCACGAACGCGGCGAAATCAGCGATGAAACATTTGCCTCGCAGCTTTGCCATGAAATGGGGATTACGCTCAGTTATGAACAGTTTGCTATGGGATGGCAGGCTATCTTTATCGGCTTACGCCGGGAAGTGGTGGACATTATGCACCGCCTGCGGCATGACGGGCATCGGGTGGTCATTCTCTCCAATACCAATCGTTTGCACTGTGAATTCTGGCCTACGGAATACCCAGAGGTTGTTGCGGCAGCCGACCGGATGTACTTGTCGCAGGATCTCGGGTTGCGTAAGCCCGAGGCGGATATCTATCGCCATGTATTGCGGGAAGAAGGGGTGGGCGCGAGTGAGGTGTTGTTCTTCGACGATAATGAAGCGAACGTCGTCGCGGCACAGGCACTCGGCATTCAGGCTGTTCAGGTTCATGATCGACAGGTTGTGCCTGATTTTTTTGCCCGACAGGAATGA
- the trmH gene encoding tRNA (guanosine(18)-2'-O)-methyltransferase TrmH, whose amino-acid sequence MTPQRYARIRDMLNNRQPDLTVCMEQVHKPHNVSAVIRTADAVGVHQVHAVWPTNRMKTLVSTAAGSNSWVQVKTHRSIHDAVSHLKSQGMQVLATNLSASAVDFRDVDYTRPTCILLGQEKTGISAEALALADQDIIIPMIGMVQSLNVSVASALILYEAQRQRQLAGMYQREISPLDEEEQQRLLFEGGYPVLARVAQRKGLSRPVIDHAGQVIADAPWWAAMQSTEQ is encoded by the coding sequence ATGACCCCACAACGTTATGCCCGCATCCGCGACATGCTCAACAACCGCCAACCGGATCTGACGGTATGCATGGAACAGGTGCACAAACCCCACAACGTTTCCGCCGTTATCCGTACAGCAGACGCTGTCGGCGTCCATCAGGTGCACGCCGTCTGGCCCACTAACCGGATGAAAACACTGGTTTCTACCGCCGCAGGCAGCAACAGCTGGGTACAGGTCAAAACCCATCGTTCGATCCACGACGCGGTCAGCCATCTGAAATCCCAGGGGATGCAGGTTCTGGCGACCAATCTGTCCGCCAGTGCGGTGGATTTCCGCGACGTGGATTACACCCGTCCCACCTGTATCTTGCTGGGTCAGGAAAAAACCGGCATCTCCGCCGAGGCATTGGCACTGGCGGATCAGGACATCATTATTCCGATGATCGGCATGGTGCAATCACTGAATGTCTCGGTGGCATCGGCGCTGATTCTGTACGAAGCGCAACGTCAACGTCAGCTTGCGGGTATGTACCAGCGGGAAATCAGTCCGCTGGATGAAGAAGAGCAACAGCGCCTGCTGTTTGAAGGCGGCTACCCGGTGCTTGCCCGCGTCGCTCAACGTAAGGGCCTGTCGCGTCCTGTCATCGATCATGCCGGGCAGGTCATTGCCGACGCGCCCTGGTGGGCCGCGATGCAATCCACGGAGCAATGA
- a CDS encoding AsmA family protein, protein MKFIGKVLLTLFLLMLLTLVILYVLLQTAWGAGRISDWVNQHTEYRLSLNKVAHDWSTPSHLQLQDVTFGHRDQPVTLSARQIDLGFSFRQFTTPRHFASIELEGGALNLEQTGFALPLDADILQLKNMALQAQDGDWRLQGQQVTGGITPWKPETGYLLGRKAAFQLSASALQLNELPASKVLIQGTFDNKQLTLENFGADVARGELTGNAVRSKDGSWLVNTLRLSNVRLQTKQTMADFLKPVTHIPSVTINRFDLIDARIEGPDWAFSDLDVTLQNVTFKQDDWQSEDGSLSFNATDIVNGPMHFVDPIVTLSLSKQGVDIRQFSTRWEGGLLRTSGNWRRDTHRLTLDDVVVAGLEYTLPGDWRQRWLQTLPDWLTEVMLKKFAANHNLLIDITPDFPFQLTALDGVGANLLLAKNHQWGIWQGALTLNASDATFNKVDVRRPSLVLNAGDQQINITELSAFTKTGLLEAKAVIDQQPTRVFSLELNGKAVTFDNFIRWGWPTTSATAPTGNTNIQLHLTGRLDASSPLKPSLNGSLQGIDSAGHGINQQMRQGNVVESTPAAPSSPANPS, encoded by the coding sequence ATGAAATTTATCGGGAAAGTTCTTCTCACCCTATTTTTGCTGATGTTGCTAACGTTGGTGATTCTCTACGTCCTGCTGCAAACGGCATGGGGCGCCGGCCGGATCAGCGATTGGGTGAATCAACACACCGAATACCGTTTGTCGCTCAACAAAGTAGCTCATGACTGGTCCACACCCAGCCATTTGCAATTGCAGGACGTCACTTTCGGTCATAGAGACCAGCCGGTCACTTTATCCGCCAGACAGATCGATCTGGGTTTCAGCTTCCGTCAGTTCACCACCCCTCGCCATTTTGCCAGCATTGAGCTGGAAGGCGGCGCGCTGAATCTCGAACAAACCGGGTTCGCCCTGCCGCTCGACGCCGATATCCTGCAATTGAAAAATATGGCGCTACAGGCCCAGGACGGCGACTGGCGTTTGCAGGGGCAACAAGTCACCGGCGGCATTACGCCCTGGAAACCGGAAACCGGGTACCTGCTCGGCAGGAAAGCCGCATTCCAGCTTAGCGCCAGCGCTTTGCAGCTCAATGAGTTGCCTGCCAGCAAGGTGCTGATCCAAGGGACGTTCGACAACAAACAGCTAACACTGGAGAATTTCGGCGCGGATGTGGCTCGCGGGGAATTAACCGGAAATGCAGTACGTTCGAAAGACGGCAGTTGGCTCGTCAACACGCTACGGCTGAGCAATGTCCGGTTGCAGACCAAGCAGACTATGGCTGACTTTCTCAAGCCCGTTACGCATATCCCTTCCGTCACCATTAATCGTTTTGACTTGATCGATGCGCGAATCGAAGGGCCGGACTGGGCATTTAGCGACCTGGACGTCACGCTGCAAAATGTCACCTTCAAACAGGACGACTGGCAAAGCGAAGACGGCTCGCTGTCGTTCAACGCGACCGATATCGTTAACGGCCCCATGCACTTCGTTGATCCGATCGTAACGCTGAGTTTGTCCAAACAAGGGGTCGACATCAGGCAATTTTCGACGCGCTGGGAAGGCGGCCTGTTACGTACCAGCGGTAACTGGCGTCGGGATACGCATCGCCTGACGCTGGATGATGTCGTGGTGGCCGGCCTGGAATATACATTACCTGGCGACTGGCGGCAGCGTTGGCTGCAAACGTTGCCGGACTGGCTGACGGAAGTGATGCTGAAGAAGTTTGCCGCCAATCATAACTTGCTGATTGATATCACACCTGATTTCCCGTTCCAGCTCACCGCGCTGGACGGCGTCGGCGCCAATTTGCTGCTGGCCAAAAATCATCAATGGGGTATTTGGCAGGGCGCGCTGACGCTTAACGCCAGCGACGCCACATTCAACAAGGTTGATGTCCGGCGGCCTTCGCTGGTATTGAACGCCGGCGATCAGCAAATCAACATTACCGAATTGAGCGCTTTCACCAAAACCGGCCTGCTGGAAGCCAAAGCGGTTATCGACCAACAGCCGACCCGTGTATTCTCTCTGGAACTCAACGGAAAAGCCGTCACCTTCGATAATTTCATCCGTTGGGGCTGGCCAACAACATCAGCGACCGCGCCGACCGGGAACACCAACATACAACTGCACCTGACTGGTCGACTGGATGCGTCATCCCCGCTAAAACCCAGCCTTAATGGGTCATTGCAGGGTATCGACAGCGCGGGGCACGGTATTAATCAGCAAATGCGTCAGGGTAACGTCGTTGAAAGCACGCCTGCCGCGCCATCGTCGCCCGCCAACCCGTCGTAA